In Brachybacterium fresconis, the genomic stretch ACGGGCCCCCTCTGCTGCGGCGCACCCCGGCCTGTCCGCTCCGCCTGCTGAGATTCGGCTCCCTGCGTGAGCTCAATGCCTATACGCCTGTGAGGTCACGCATGATGCCGAAAGTTCGCAGCCACCCCGACCGCCACCCCGGCACCCACCTGCAGCAGCCACCCACCTGCTGCGCGCCCTCGGAAGGATCTCAGCTGAGTCGGTCGCGGAGGATGCCCAGGAACTCGTCGGCCCGTTCGACCTGGAGCGCCAGCTTCTCGCGCCTCGCCCTCGAGTCCTCGAGGGTGGCGTGCAGCTGCGCGCGCGCCGCCTCCTTGTCGTCCCGGGATGCCGGCCCCTCGAGCACATCGAGCAGCTCGAGCAGCTCGCCCATCTCCGTGGTGGAGTATCCCAGGGCTTTCATCCGCCGGATGGTCAGCATCCGGCGCAGGTCGCTCTCGGTGTAGACGCGGAAGCCGCCCTCGGTCCGCCCCGTGGGAGGAATCAGCCCGATCTCCTCGTAGTGGCGCAGGGTGCGTGAGGACAGCCCCGTCCTCTCGGCGAACTCCCCGATGTGCATCCCGGCTCCTTCCCGCTGCTCCTGCTGTGTCCGGCCACATCCTGCGGCTCGCGCTCGGTCCGGCCACATCCTGCGGCTCGGGCTGTGTCCGACCACACCGGACGACGGCTCGCGCCCAACCTTAACGCTCCGTTAAGGTGTTCCCGGAACCTTCCCCCTTCGTCAAGGTTTCGCCATCCCGCCCTCTCCCGAGGAGACGACCGTGTCCGCTGT encodes the following:
- a CDS encoding MerR family transcriptional regulator; its protein translation is MHIGEFAERTGLSSRTLRHYEEIGLIPPTGRTEGGFRVYTESDLRRMLTIRRMKALGYSTTEMGELLELLDVLEGPASRDDKEAARAQLHATLEDSRARREKLALQVERADEFLGILRDRLS